One Malus domestica chromosome 11, GDT2T_hap1 genomic region harbors:
- the LOC103430150 gene encoding uncharacterized protein gives MESRVSNLAAQFDEFKKSHDLILLQLRSLMAKGHDSISNSRQPFFKMASHISVVKSDEIVLKLQSFHNEKIQAREKRDEFWSQFRPRYKPKTRSGLRPILKKFKKVHDYGKYHKDDSTKFRSSSKFQEIFGFFRSELAGKNAKVFDLLDKKVEDPVKSPPFLDSDCMKSKIQACVLGSSSPNELVAAFSDKFNQFRTSTSSNREFHCTNDLAQEFIFIISVSDDGFVKIDSLALQVFNERSHSADCDFQLGYHMPISDTGVMKNATIVHLKLGFHELIRDKGGTISQRLFNSKSKNTDCARGFDCSTVVKREVSFDSSMIIDGEYAGILGLHHLEACMDKNRKHESKFTLSRFGNGCCIVCCVVCRVVLNRDYCKGIRDKGGGSKFWYNVAIKCATITPDETRVKEFHLKQMWRSPNGTIRNHLNGTVFGEPFICRNVILLVPDWTMPTCIGRHVFGAQYRATDAIIEGPGKLKLVFEASCYRIREEIC, from the exons ATGGAATCGAGGGTTTCCAATCTGGCAGCCCAGTTCGACGAATTCAAGAAGTCTCACGACTTGATTCTTCTTCAATTGCGGTCCCTCATGGCTAAGGGTCACGATTCAATATCGAATTCGAGGCAACCATTCTTCAAAATGGCGTCTCATATCTCTGTTGTGAAATCGGATGAAATTGTTCTCAAGCTTCAATCCTTCCACAACGAAAAGATTCAAGCCCGTGAGAAAAGAGATGAATTCTGGTCTCAATTTCGTCCAAGATACAAGCCCAAGACTCGTTCTGGTCTACGACCCAtattgaagaaattcaagaaggtGCATGACTACGGCAAATACCACAAAGATGATTCTACAAAGTTTCGTTCCAGTTCCAAATTTCaagaaatttttgggttttttcgaAGTGAATTGGCTGGAAAGAATGCAAAGGTTTTCGATTTACTCGACAAGAAAGTTGAAGACCCTGTGAAAAGTCCTCCATTTCTTGATTCTGATTGCATGAAATCCAAGATTCAAGCTTGCGTTCTGGGTTCTTCATCTCCTAACGAATTGGTTGCTGCGTTTAGCGATAAATTCAATCAATTCAGGACGTCGACTTCGTCTAATCGGGAATTTCACTGCACGAACGACTTGGCCCaagaattcattttcataatttcCGTATCTGATGATGGGTTCGTGAAAATTGATTCACTTGCACTCCAAGTGTTTAATGAAAGGTCACACTCAGCAGATTGTGATTTTCAGTTGGGCTATCACATGCCGATTTCTGACACCGGAG TCATGAAAAATGCTACTATTGTGCATTTGAAGCTTGGTTTCCATGAGTTAATTCGTGACAAGGGTGGGACAATTAGCCAGAGGCTCTTTAATTCAAAGTCCAAGAATACAGATTGTGCTCGGGGTTTTGATTGTTCCACGGTGGTCAAACGTGAGGTAAGTTTTGATTCTTCCATGATCATTGATGGGGAGTATGCTGGTATTTTAGGATTGCATCATTTAGAAGCTTGTATGGACAAGAATAGAAAACATGAAAGCAAGTTCACTCTCTCCAGATTTGGAAATGGTTGCTGTATTGTTTGCTGTGTTGTTTGCCGTGTTGTTCTCAATCGTGACTATTGCAAGGGCATTCGGGATAAGGGTGGTGGCTCAAAATTCTGGTACAATGTCGCAATAAAGTGTGCAACTATCACTCCAGATGAAACTCGTGTTAAGGAGTTCCACTTGAAACAGATGTGGAGGAGTCCAAATGGGACCATACGGAACCATTTAAATGGTACTGTTTTTGGAGAACCTTTTATCTGCAGAAATGTTATCCTTCTTGTTCCAGATTGGACAATGCCAACATGTATTGGGAGACATGTTTTTGGTGCTCAGTACCGAGCAACTGATGCAATCATAGAAGGACCTGGAAAACTTAAATTGGTTTTTGAAGCATCTTGCTATCGAATCAGGGAAGAAATATGTTAG
- the LOC103448792 gene encoding putative F-box/FBD/LRR-repeat protein At5g22670 isoform X1 produces MGSTSKLQGMITDRISELPHELLSQILSSLPRKYAFRTTILSKRWKKYWASVPELDFVFAELSAVWAINTTLTPPTGMWKKEYLSDHVDLLKFVHGVLSLRDSSDIWRLRLHCYCRAQDVSLVASWIRTAIRHNVVELDLRIKAIYKVNEDGPTLELPKCVFLCTTLVDFKVMSNCITYGPPPSGCFPSLKSLDVKVEYPRDDSMEKLFSCCPVLQVLSITGIVSDVVSQAIALKFKVSAPELKTLKMTLFRDYRKGDGPSYSISINAPKLENIDIKHDSLPMYSFENVHSLVKGSVDLCVHYGSYHNYVSEHAPALLEPFYNVKHLSIAVHYLKEGCLPAFDKLRELKLVIRDCYYWDLLTEFLNKSPNLESLVIEHEDDQVCVDDYEESYFECVLHSEDQWRRPESVPICLTSHLESIMIRGFKGYPHEVKVARYLLDNGRVLKKMTVENEFHKQLKQRKGSKDCELEFV; encoded by the exons ATGGGTTCCACATCAAAACTTCAAGGGATGATTACAGATAGGATTAGTGAACTGCCACATGAATTACTAAGTCAAATACTCTCATCCCTTCCAAGAAAATATGCTTTTAGGACCACTATTTTGTCTAAAAGATGGAAGAAATATTGGGCTTCTGTCCCCGAACTAGATTTTGTGTTCGCAGAACTGTCTGCTGTTTGGGCTATAAATACGACTTTAACACCACCAACCGGTATGTGGAAAAAAGAATATCTCTCTGACCATGTTGATCTTTTGAAGTTTGTCCATGGTGTGCTTTCTCTTCGCGACTCGTCAGATATTTGGAGGTTGCGTCTTCATTGTTATTGTCGTGCTCAGGATGTCTCACTTGTTGCTAGTTGGATTCGCACTGCTATTAGGCATAATGTTGTTGAACTTGATCTCCGTATTAAAGCAATTTATAAGGTTAATGAAGATGGCCCGACTTTGGAGTTGCCTAAATGCGTTTTCTTGTGCACAACACTCGTGGATTTCAAGGTGATGTCAAATTGTATAACATATGGTCCTCCTCCATCTGGCTGTTTCCCAAGTCTCAAGTCCCTTGATGTCAAAGTTGAATATCCTCGAGACGACTCAATGGAAAAGCTTTTTTCATGCTGCCCTGTACTTCAAGTTTTATCCATAACCGGAATTGTTTCGGATGTTGTTTCACAAGCTATAGCTTTGAAGTTCAAGGTCTCTGCGCCCGAACTGAAGACGTTAAAAATGACCTTATTTCGTGATTACAGGAAAGGTGATGGTCCAAGTTACAGTATCTCTATTAATGccccaaagcttgaaaacattGACATCAAGCATGACTCTTTGCCAATGTATTCGTTTGAGAATGTACATTCCCTGGTCAAGGGCAGTGTTGATCTCTGTGTTCATTATGGTTCATACCATAATTACGTGTCCGAACATGCACCTGCGCTTCTGGAGCCGTTTTATAATGTTAAACATCTCTCTATTGCAGTTCATTATCTTAAG GAGGGTTGTCTGCCTGCATTTGATAAACTGAGGGAATTGAAGCTGGTTATTCGTGATTGCTATTACTGGGATTTGCTAACAGAGTTTCTCAACAAATCACCCAATCTGGAATCTCTAGTCATAGAACATGAAGAT GACCAGGTTTGCGTTGATGACTACGAGGAATCGTACTTCGAATGTGTCTTACACTCGGAGGATCAATGGAGAAGACCAGAATCTGTCCCAATTTGTCTCACATCACACCTCGAGAGTATCATGATCAGGGGATTCAAGGGATACCCTCACGAGGTGAAAGTGGCAAGGTACCTGTTAGACAATGGTAGAGTTTTGAAAAAGATGACAGTGGAGAATGAGTTTCACAAACAATTGAAGCAGCGAAAGGGTTCTAAGGATTGCGAACTTGAATTTGTGTAA
- the LOC103448793 gene encoding F-box/LRR-repeat protein At4g14103-like gives MLSMGRDKISELPDEVLCHILSFVPAKYVVRTRVLSTRWKNIWASVPSLDFEFENIPIVWRDENQPDPDGFRWEAEDLSDHVGFLTFVDRVLYFRGLSDIKKLRLHCYCRVEDASRIDGWIRSAFSHNVVELDLCVQAHYDEYIEEPPLELPRCVFTCKTLVVLKLMSNFITYAPPTSGCCFPSLKSLDVRVDYPEDDSMEKLFSCCPVLEDLSIKATVPDHNRQNFKVSAPELKRLRMTFFSFINGAEDFEYNISVNAPKLEYLDIKQDYLSHYTFENLKSLAKGSVDLYCHIGKTQVGFSERATALLEAFSNVKYLLISAHYVEDGCLPAFNHLTELKLVLYDCYHWDLLTELLKKSPNLQSLVIEHKEDKECVEERGDVLNSADRWRTPESVPICLISHLKTITIRGLNLYPHVQKVLKYFMKNGKVLDKMTIYAKNGAYKYFIPRRAPRT, from the exons ATGCTCTCCATGGGTAGAGATAAGATTAGTGAATTGCCGGATGAAGTTCTTTGTCACATACTCTCCTTCGTTCCAGCAAAATATGTTGTGAGGACCCGTGTTCTGTCTACTAGATGGAAGAACATATGGGCTTCTGTCCCCAGTCTTGACTTCGAATTTGAAAACATACCTATTGTATGGAGAGACGAAAATCAGCCTGACCCCGATGGTTTCAGATGGGAAGCCGAAGATCTGTCTGACCATGTTGGATTTTTGAcgtttgttgatcgtgttctcTACTTTCGTGGCTTATCAGATATTAAAAAATTACGTCTTCATTGTTACTGTCGTGTTGAGGATGCCTCTCGTATTGATGGCTGGATTCGCTCTGCCTTTAGCCATAATGTTGTTGAACTTGATCTCTGTGTTCAAGCACATTATGATGAGTATATTGAGGAACCGCCTTTGGAGTTGCCTCGATGCGTATTCACTTGCAAAACGCTAGTGGTTTTGAAACTGATGTCAAATTTTATTACCTATGCTCCCCCTACATCAGGCTGTTGTTTCCCAAGTCTGAAGTCCCTTGATGTCAGAGTTGATTATCCTGAAGATGACTCAATGGAAAAACTTTTTTCATGCTGCCCTGTACTTGAAGATTTATCTATAAAGGCAACTGTTCCAGATCATAATCGTCAGAATTTTAAGGTCTCAGCGCCTGAGCTCAAGAGATTAAGAATGACTTTCTTCAGTTTTATCAATGGTGCTGAAGATTTTGAGTACAATATATCTGTGAATGCTCCAAAGCTTGAATACCTTGACATTAAGCAGGACTATTTGTCACATTATACATTTGAGAATCTAAAATCCCTGGCCAAAGGCAGTGTTGATCTCTATTGCCATATTGGGAAAACCCAGGTTGGCTTCTCTGAACGAGCAACTGCTCTTCTGGAGGCATTTTCCAACGTTAAATATCTGTTGATTTCAGCTCATTATGTCGAG GATGGTTGTCTGCCTGCTTTCAATCATTTGACCGAATTGAAGTTGGTTCTTTATGATTGCTATCACTGGGATTTGCTAACAGAGTTGCTCAAGAAATCACCAAATTTGCAATCTCTTGTCATCGAACATAAAGAA GACAAGGAATGTGTTGAGGAGCGTGGAGATGTCTTAAATTCGGCAGATAGATGGCGTACACCAGAGTCTGTGCCCATTTGTCTGATATCGCACCTGAAGACCATCACTATAAGGGGCTTAAATCTATACCCGCATGTGCAGAAAGTGCTAAAATATTTTATGAAGAACGGTAAAGTTTTGGACAAGATGACCATCTATGCTAAGAATGGGGCTTACAAATATTTCATACCTAGAAGGGCTCCTAGGACTTGA
- the LOC103448792 gene encoding FBD-associated F-box protein At5g60610-like isoform X2, giving the protein MGSTSKLQGMITDRISELPHELLSQILSSLPRKYAFRTTILSKRWKKYWASVPELDFVFAELSAVWAINTTLTPPTGMWKKEYLSDHVDLLKFVHGVLSLRDSSDIWRLRLHCYCRAQDVSLVASWIRTAIRHNVVELDLRIKAIYKVNEDGPTLELPKCVFLCTTLVDFKVMSNCITYGPPPSGCFPSLKSLDVKVEYPRDDSMEKLFSCCPVLQVLSITGIVSDVVSQAIALKFKVSAPELKTLKMTLFRDYRKGDGPSYSISINAPKLENIDIKHDSLPMYSFENVHSLVKGSVDLCVHYGSYHNYVSEHAPALLEPFYNVKHLSIAVHYLKGCLPAFDKLRELKLVIRDCYYWDLLTEFLNKSPNLESLVIEHEDDQVCVDDYEESYFECVLHSEDQWRRPESVPICLTSHLESIMIRGFKGYPHEVKVARYLLDNGRVLKKMTVENEFHKQLKQRKGSKDCELEFV; this is encoded by the exons ATGGGTTCCACATCAAAACTTCAAGGGATGATTACAGATAGGATTAGTGAACTGCCACATGAATTACTAAGTCAAATACTCTCATCCCTTCCAAGAAAATATGCTTTTAGGACCACTATTTTGTCTAAAAGATGGAAGAAATATTGGGCTTCTGTCCCCGAACTAGATTTTGTGTTCGCAGAACTGTCTGCTGTTTGGGCTATAAATACGACTTTAACACCACCAACCGGTATGTGGAAAAAAGAATATCTCTCTGACCATGTTGATCTTTTGAAGTTTGTCCATGGTGTGCTTTCTCTTCGCGACTCGTCAGATATTTGGAGGTTGCGTCTTCATTGTTATTGTCGTGCTCAGGATGTCTCACTTGTTGCTAGTTGGATTCGCACTGCTATTAGGCATAATGTTGTTGAACTTGATCTCCGTATTAAAGCAATTTATAAGGTTAATGAAGATGGCCCGACTTTGGAGTTGCCTAAATGCGTTTTCTTGTGCACAACACTCGTGGATTTCAAGGTGATGTCAAATTGTATAACATATGGTCCTCCTCCATCTGGCTGTTTCCCAAGTCTCAAGTCCCTTGATGTCAAAGTTGAATATCCTCGAGACGACTCAATGGAAAAGCTTTTTTCATGCTGCCCTGTACTTCAAGTTTTATCCATAACCGGAATTGTTTCGGATGTTGTTTCACAAGCTATAGCTTTGAAGTTCAAGGTCTCTGCGCCCGAACTGAAGACGTTAAAAATGACCTTATTTCGTGATTACAGGAAAGGTGATGGTCCAAGTTACAGTATCTCTATTAATGccccaaagcttgaaaacattGACATCAAGCATGACTCTTTGCCAATGTATTCGTTTGAGAATGTACATTCCCTGGTCAAGGGCAGTGTTGATCTCTGTGTTCATTATGGTTCATACCATAATTACGTGTCCGAACATGCACCTGCGCTTCTGGAGCCGTTTTATAATGTTAAACATCTCTCTATTGCAGTTCATTATCTTAAG GGTTGTCTGCCTGCATTTGATAAACTGAGGGAATTGAAGCTGGTTATTCGTGATTGCTATTACTGGGATTTGCTAACAGAGTTTCTCAACAAATCACCCAATCTGGAATCTCTAGTCATAGAACATGAAGAT GACCAGGTTTGCGTTGATGACTACGAGGAATCGTACTTCGAATGTGTCTTACACTCGGAGGATCAATGGAGAAGACCAGAATCTGTCCCAATTTGTCTCACATCACACCTCGAGAGTATCATGATCAGGGGATTCAAGGGATACCCTCACGAGGTGAAAGTGGCAAGGTACCTGTTAGACAATGGTAGAGTTTTGAAAAAGATGACAGTGGAGAATGAGTTTCACAAACAATTGAAGCAGCGAAAGGGTTCTAAGGATTGCGAACTTGAATTTGTGTAA
- the LOC103423054 gene encoding F-box/LRR-repeat protein At3g58900-like isoform X2 translates to MLADSEIKMGSQKKSLMLNKKPMLQSIVKDRISQLPDPVLCRMLSLIPTKYAVRTSVLSKRWKNVWAFVPNIDLDDENEHFYRRNRDTNDYVRFSTFVDRVLFLHEMDIHKFRLHCSNVEDFAPIEGWIRSAIGRNAVEFDLLVESFTNQNFKLPQSIFMYKKLVVLRVNSNCLSYVPTKSGCFRSLKLLHVTFCFLDNESAGNLFSCCPVLEDLTIHGDVGPHVLNFKISAPELKKLRIRLRDVALIGVVSNFSVSAPKLETLDVTEDVLSNYNLESSKSLVKASVNLYHHVACLHREFSNLSAKLLAGISKVKCLYLSAHSLKEECTTYSDNEEEYSDIFLGPEWNTPKTVPICVSTHLKTITVMGFKGYYDEMALTK, encoded by the exons ATGCTTGCTGATTCAG AGATAAAAATGGGTTCTCAGAAAAAATCTCTCATGCTAAACAAGAAGCCAATGCTGCAATCGATAGTCAAAGATAGGATCAGTCAATTGCCGGATCCAGTCCTTTGTCGCATGCTTTCCTTAATTCCAACAAAATATGCTGTGAGGACGAGCGTTCTGTCTAAAAGATGGAAGAACGTGTGGGCTTTTGTTCCCAATATAGACTTAGACGACGAGAATGAGCATTTTTATAGGAGAAACAGAGACACAAATGACTATGTGCGTTTCTCTACGTTTGTAGATCGAGTACTTTTCTTACATGAAATGGACATTCATAAGTTCCGACTTCATTGTTCAAATGTTGAGGATTTCGCTCCTATTGAAGGTTGGATTCGCTCTGCCATTGGTCGTAATGCTGTTGAATTTGATCTTCTTGTTGAATCTTTCACcaatcaaaattttaagttgCCTCAAAGTATTTTCATGTACAAAAAACTGGTGGTTTTGAGGGTGAATTCAAATTGTCTTAGCTATGTTCCAACTAAGTCAGGATGTTTCCGAAGCCTCAAGCTCCTCCATGTTACCTTCTGTTTTCTTGATAATGAGTCAGCGGGAAATCTTTTTTCTTGCTGCCCTGTACTTGAAGATTTGACGATACATGGAGATGTTGGACCTCatgttttgaattttaaaatctcTGCACCCGAGTTGAAGAAGTTAAGAATAAGATTAAGAGATGTGGCACTTATCGGTGTTGTCAGCAATTTCTCTGTTAGTGCTCCGAAGCTTGAAACACTTGATGTGACCGAGGATGTTCTGTCAAACTATAATTTGGAGAGTTCAAAGTCCCTTGTCAAGGCCAGTGTTAATCTCTATCACCATGTTGCATGTTTACACCGTGAATTCTCTAACCTTTCAGCTAAGTTGCTGGCAGGAATTTCCAAGGTTAAATGTCTGTACCTTTCAGCTCATTCATTGAAG GAGGAATGCACTACATACTCTGacaatgaagaagaatactcaGACATATTCTTAGGGCCTGAATGGAATACACCGAAGACGGTGCCTATCTGTGTGTCAACACACCTCAAGACTATCACTGTGATGGGATTCAAGGGATACTATGATGAGATGGCACTGACAAAGTAA
- the LOC103423054 gene encoding F-box/LRR-repeat protein At4g14103-like isoform X1, protein MLADSEIKMGSQKKSLMLNKKPMLQSIVKDRISQLPDPVLCRMLSLIPTKYAVRTSVLSKRWKNVWAFVPNIDLDDENEHFYRRNRDTNDYVRFSTFVDRVLFLHEMDIHKFRLHCSNVEDFAPIEGWIRSAIGRNAVEFDLLVESFTNQNFKLPQSIFMYKKLVVLRVNSNCLSYVPTKSGCFRSLKLLHVTFCFLDNESAGNLFSCCPVLEDLTIHGDVGPHVLNFKISAPELKKLRIRLRDVALIGVVSNFSVSAPKLETLDVTEDVLSNYNLESSKSLVKASVNLYHHVACLHREFSNLSAKLLAGISKVKCLYLSAHSLKVCCLPAFDNLSELKLVLHNCYNWELLTELLKRSPKLEHLVLEYEGEECTTYSDNEEEYSDIFLGPEWNTPKTVPICVSTHLKTITVMGFKGYYDEMALTK, encoded by the exons ATGCTTGCTGATTCAG AGATAAAAATGGGTTCTCAGAAAAAATCTCTCATGCTAAACAAGAAGCCAATGCTGCAATCGATAGTCAAAGATAGGATCAGTCAATTGCCGGATCCAGTCCTTTGTCGCATGCTTTCCTTAATTCCAACAAAATATGCTGTGAGGACGAGCGTTCTGTCTAAAAGATGGAAGAACGTGTGGGCTTTTGTTCCCAATATAGACTTAGACGACGAGAATGAGCATTTTTATAGGAGAAACAGAGACACAAATGACTATGTGCGTTTCTCTACGTTTGTAGATCGAGTACTTTTCTTACATGAAATGGACATTCATAAGTTCCGACTTCATTGTTCAAATGTTGAGGATTTCGCTCCTATTGAAGGTTGGATTCGCTCTGCCATTGGTCGTAATGCTGTTGAATTTGATCTTCTTGTTGAATCTTTCACcaatcaaaattttaagttgCCTCAAAGTATTTTCATGTACAAAAAACTGGTGGTTTTGAGGGTGAATTCAAATTGTCTTAGCTATGTTCCAACTAAGTCAGGATGTTTCCGAAGCCTCAAGCTCCTCCATGTTACCTTCTGTTTTCTTGATAATGAGTCAGCGGGAAATCTTTTTTCTTGCTGCCCTGTACTTGAAGATTTGACGATACATGGAGATGTTGGACCTCatgttttgaattttaaaatctcTGCACCCGAGTTGAAGAAGTTAAGAATAAGATTAAGAGATGTGGCACTTATCGGTGTTGTCAGCAATTTCTCTGTTAGTGCTCCGAAGCTTGAAACACTTGATGTGACCGAGGATGTTCTGTCAAACTATAATTTGGAGAGTTCAAAGTCCCTTGTCAAGGCCAGTGTTAATCTCTATCACCATGTTGCATGTTTACACCGTGAATTCTCTAACCTTTCAGCTAAGTTGCTGGCAGGAATTTCCAAGGTTAAATGTCTGTACCTTTCAGCTCATTCATTGAAG GTTTGTTGTCTGCCTGCTTTTGATAATTTGAGTGAGCTGAAGTTAGTTCTTCATAATTGCTACAACTGGGAATTGCTAACGGAGCTGCTCAAAAGATCTCCTAAGCTGGAACATCTTGTCCTAGAATATGAAGGA GAGGAATGCACTACATACTCTGacaatgaagaagaatactcaGACATATTCTTAGGGCCTGAATGGAATACACCGAAGACGGTGCCTATCTGTGTGTCAACACACCTCAAGACTATCACTGTGATGGGATTCAAGGGATACTATGATGAGATGGCACTGACAAAGTAA
- the LOC103448792 gene encoding putative F-box/FBD/LRR-repeat protein At5g22670 isoform X3: protein MGSTSKLQGMITDRISELPHELLSQILSSLPRKYAFRTTILSKRWKKYWASVPELDFVFAELSAVWAINTTLTPPTGMWKKEYLSDHVDLLKFVHGVLSLRDSSDIWRLRLHCYCRAQDVSLVASWIRTAIRHNVVELDLRIKAIYKVNEDGPTLELPKCVFLCTTLVDFKVMSNCITYGPPPSGCFPSLKSLDVKVEYPRDDSMEKLFSCCPVLQVLSITGIVSDVVSQAIALKFKVSAPELKTLKMTLFRDYRKGDGPSYSISINAPKLENIDIKHDSLPMYSFENVHSLVKGSVDLCVHYGSYHNYVSEHAPALLEPFYNVKHLSIAVHYLKEGCLPAFDKLRELKLVIRDCYYWDLLTEFLNKSPNLESLVIEHEDVCVDDYEESYFECVLHSEDQWRRPESVPICLTSHLESIMIRGFKGYPHEVKVARYLLDNGRVLKKMTVENEFHKQLKQRKGSKDCELEFV from the exons ATGGGTTCCACATCAAAACTTCAAGGGATGATTACAGATAGGATTAGTGAACTGCCACATGAATTACTAAGTCAAATACTCTCATCCCTTCCAAGAAAATATGCTTTTAGGACCACTATTTTGTCTAAAAGATGGAAGAAATATTGGGCTTCTGTCCCCGAACTAGATTTTGTGTTCGCAGAACTGTCTGCTGTTTGGGCTATAAATACGACTTTAACACCACCAACCGGTATGTGGAAAAAAGAATATCTCTCTGACCATGTTGATCTTTTGAAGTTTGTCCATGGTGTGCTTTCTCTTCGCGACTCGTCAGATATTTGGAGGTTGCGTCTTCATTGTTATTGTCGTGCTCAGGATGTCTCACTTGTTGCTAGTTGGATTCGCACTGCTATTAGGCATAATGTTGTTGAACTTGATCTCCGTATTAAAGCAATTTATAAGGTTAATGAAGATGGCCCGACTTTGGAGTTGCCTAAATGCGTTTTCTTGTGCACAACACTCGTGGATTTCAAGGTGATGTCAAATTGTATAACATATGGTCCTCCTCCATCTGGCTGTTTCCCAAGTCTCAAGTCCCTTGATGTCAAAGTTGAATATCCTCGAGACGACTCAATGGAAAAGCTTTTTTCATGCTGCCCTGTACTTCAAGTTTTATCCATAACCGGAATTGTTTCGGATGTTGTTTCACAAGCTATAGCTTTGAAGTTCAAGGTCTCTGCGCCCGAACTGAAGACGTTAAAAATGACCTTATTTCGTGATTACAGGAAAGGTGATGGTCCAAGTTACAGTATCTCTATTAATGccccaaagcttgaaaacattGACATCAAGCATGACTCTTTGCCAATGTATTCGTTTGAGAATGTACATTCCCTGGTCAAGGGCAGTGTTGATCTCTGTGTTCATTATGGTTCATACCATAATTACGTGTCCGAACATGCACCTGCGCTTCTGGAGCCGTTTTATAATGTTAAACATCTCTCTATTGCAGTTCATTATCTTAAG GAGGGTTGTCTGCCTGCATTTGATAAACTGAGGGAATTGAAGCTGGTTATTCGTGATTGCTATTACTGGGATTTGCTAACAGAGTTTCTCAACAAATCACCCAATCTGGAATCTCTAGTCATAGAACATGAAGAT GTTTGCGTTGATGACTACGAGGAATCGTACTTCGAATGTGTCTTACACTCGGAGGATCAATGGAGAAGACCAGAATCTGTCCCAATTTGTCTCACATCACACCTCGAGAGTATCATGATCAGGGGATTCAAGGGATACCCTCACGAGGTGAAAGTGGCAAGGTACCTGTTAGACAATGGTAGAGTTTTGAAAAAGATGACAGTGGAGAATGAGTTTCACAAACAATTGAAGCAGCGAAAGGGTTCTAAGGATTGCGAACTTGAATTTGTGTAA